From a region of the Eulemur rufifrons isolate Redbay chromosome 7, OSU_ERuf_1, whole genome shotgun sequence genome:
- the RUSC2 gene encoding AP-4 complex accessory subunit RUSC2 isoform X2, whose protein sequence is MPLFELSRMDSPPKLTGETLIVHHIPLVHCQVPDRQCCGGASGSSGSTRPNPFCPPELGITQPDPDLGQADSLLYSSLHSAPGASARPADSTKSRDRDGRGPGAPKRHNPFLLQEGVGEPGLGDLYSDSISDSVTQQSFHLHGTGQPTFHLSSFQLPPSGPRVGRPWGATRSRAGVVVGQEQEPVTTLDTQQCSTGRCCRPELEAETMELDECGGPGGSGSGGGASDTSGFSFDQEWKLSSDESPRNPGCSGPGAQHCRCSSTSSQSEAADQSMGYVSDSSCNSSDGVLVTFSTLYNKMHGNSRANLNSVPQSCSDSSFCSHSDPGAFYLDLQPSPAESKMSWGGAESRPVLRYSKEQRPTTLPIQPFVFQHHFPKQLAKSRALHSLSQLYSLSGCSRTQQPAPLAAPAAQVPAPAPSGETQASTPRTTGRGARKAGPEPETSRPSPLGSYSPIRTAGPFGPSTDSSASTSCSPPPEQAKAPENLPPWSHSCPPAVQPATSQQPQKEDQKMLTLAEYRLHGIGSLPPLGSWRSGFSRAESLAQGGGEGSMASRPSNANHLSPQALKWREYRRKNPLGPPGLSGSLDRRPQEARLARRNPIFEFPGSLSAAGHLHCRLNGQGVKPLPLTFPDFQDPFSLTEKPPAEFCLSPDGNSEAISIDLLQKKGLVKAVNTAVDLIVAHFGTSRDPGVKAKLGNSSVSPNVGHLVLKYLCPAVRAVLEDGLKAFVLDVIIGQRKNMPWSVIEASTQLGPSTKVLHGLYNKVSQFPELTSHTMRFNAFILGLLNIRSLEFWFNHLYNHEDIIQTHYQPWGFLSAAHTVCPGLFEELLLLLQPLALLPFSLDLLFQHRLLQSGQQQRQHKELLRVSQDLLLSAHSTLQLARARGQEGPGDMDRAAHGERVKGVGAPEGGEEEEETEEVAEAAGGSGRGRARSGQAGWWYQLMQSSQVYIDGSTEASRFPRGSSNSSSGGSSEKKKGAGGGGPPQAPPPREGVVEGAEACPAPEEALSRERGWPFWMGSPPDSVLAELRRSREREGPAAPPAENEEGASEASPGGIKWGHLFGSRKAQREARPTNRLPSNWLSLDKSMFQLVAQTMGALREPEPKDSLQEPHSPALPSKPPCEVQALCHHLATGPGQLSFHKGDILRVLGPAGGDWLRCSRGPDSGLVPLAYVTLTPTPSPTPGSSQN, encoded by the exons ATGCCCTTGTTCGAACTTTCCAGAATGGATAGTCCCCCAAAGTTGACTGGAGAGACCCTCATCGTCCATCACATCCCCCTGGTGCACTGTCAAGTTCCGGACAGGCAGTGCTGTGGAGGGGCAAGTGGAAGCAGTGGGAGCACGAGACCCAACCCCTTCTGCCCACCCGAGCTGGGCATCACCCAGCCTGATCCAGACCTGGGACAAGCTGACTCCCTGCTATACAGCAGCCTCCACTCTGCTCCGGGGGCATCTGCGCGGCCTGCAGACAGCACCAAGAGCAGGGATCGGGATGGAAGAGGCCCCGGGGCCCCCAAACGACACAATCCCTTCTTGCTGCAGGAAGGTGTGGGTGAGCCTGGACTTGGTGACCTGTACAGTGACAGCATTAGTGACAGTGTCACTCAGCAGTCCTTCCACCTGCATGGCACTGGCCAGCCCACCTTCCATCTATCCTCTTTTCAGCTGCCACCATCTGGCCCGCGAGTGGGCAGGCCATGGGGGGCAACACGCAGTCGGGCTGGAGTGGTGGTGGGGCAGGAACAGGAGCCAGTGACGACCCTGGATACCCAGCAGTGCAGCACTGGCCGCTGCTGCCGGCCAGAGCTGGAAGCAGAGACCATGGAGCTGGATGAGTGTGGGGGACCTGGAGGgagtggcagtgggggtggagcCAGTGATACCTCTGGCTTCTCCTTTGACCAGGAATGGAAGCTCAGTTCAGATGAATCCCCAAGGAACCCCGGATGCTCGGGCCCAGGAGCCCAGCACTGCCGCTGCAGCAGCACCTCCAGCCAGTCGGAGGCGGCTGACCAGTCCATGGGCTACGTGAGTGACTCCTCCTGCAACAGCTCAGACGGTGTGCTGGTCACCTTCAGCACCCTCTACAACAAGATGCATGGCAACTCCCGTGCCAATCTCAACTCTGTCCCACAGTCCTGCAGCGACTCTTCCTTCTGCAGCCACTCGGACCCGGGCGCCTTTTACCTGGACCTGCAACCCTCCCCTGCTGAGTCTAAGATGTCCT GGGGTGGTGCTGAGAGCCGACCAGTCCTTCGCTACAGCAAGGAGCAGAGGCCAACCACGCTGCCCATCCAGCCCTTCGTGTTCCAGCACCACTTCCCCAAGCAGCTGGCCAAGTCCCGGGCCCTCCACAGTCTTTCCCAGCTCTACAGCCTCTCGGGCTGCAGCCGTACACAGCAGCCCGCCCCACTGGCTGCTCCTGCTGCTCaagtcccagccccagctccctcagggGAGACACAGGCATCTACCCCTCGAACCACTGGGAGAGGTGCCAGGAAAGCTGGGCCGGAGCCAGAGACCTCACGGCCGTCACCCCTGGGCAGCTACTCCCCCATCCGTACTGCTGGCCCCTTTGGGCCCAGCACTGACTCTTCTGCCTCCACTTcgtgctcccctcccccagagcaGGCCAAAGCCCCAGAGAACCTACCCCCATGGAGCCACTCCTGTCCTCCTGCTGTCCAGCCTGCCACCTCCCAGCAGCCACAGAAGGAGGATCAGAAGATGCTGACCTTGGCTGAGTACCGACTCCATGGAATAGGAAGCTTGCCGCCCCTGGGCTCCTGGAGATCTGGCTTCAGCAGAGCAGAGAGCCTGGCCCAGGGAGGTGGTGAGGGCAGCATGGCGTCCAGGCCCAGTAATG CCAACCACCTATCCCCTCAAGCCCTCAAGTGGCGGGAATACAGGAGGAAGAACCCACTAGGTCCACCTGGTTTGTCGGGGAGCCTAGACCGAAGGCCACAGGAAGCTCGGCTGGCCCGGAGAAACCCCATCTTTGAGTTCCCTGGCTCCCTCAGTGCTGCCGGCCATCTGCACTGCCGGCTGAATG gtCAAGGGGTGAAGCCGTTACCACTGACCTTCCCTGACTTCCAGGACCCCTTTTCCTTGACGGAGAAGCCTCCAGCTGAGTTTTGTCTGTCCCCAGATGGCAACTCAGAAGCCATCTCCATTGACCTGCTTCAGAAAAAAG GGCTGGTGAAAGCCGTTAACACCGCTGTGGACCTCATTGTGGCCCACTTTGGCACAAGCCGGGACCCTGGGGTGAAG GCAAAGCTGGGAAACAGTTCCGTGAGCCCCAACGTGGGCCACCTGGTTCTGAAGTACCTGTGCCCTGCGGTCCGGGCCGTgctggaggatgggctcaaggcCTTTGTGCTAGATGTCATCATCGGGCAACGTAAGAACATGCCATGGAGTGTGATTGAGGCTTCCACACAGCTAG GCCCATCCACCAAGGTCCTGCACGGCCTCTACAACAAAGTCAGCCAATTCCCAGAGCTCACCAGTCACACCATGCGCTTCAACGCCTTCATCCTCGGCCTGCTCAA CATCCGGTCCCTGGAGTTCTGGTTTAATCACCTCTATAACCACGAAG ATATCATCCAGACCCACTACCAGCCCTGGGGCTTCCTGAGTGCAGCTCATACTGTGTGCCCTGGCCTCTTtgaggagctgctgctgctgctacagcCCCTGGCCCTCCTGCCCTTCAGCCTCGACTTGCTGTTCCAGCACCGGCTGCTGCAAAGTGGGCAGCAGCAGCGACAGCACAAGGAACTGCTGCGGGTGTCCCAGGACCTGCTGCTGTCTGCCCACTCGACACTGCAGTTGGCCCGGGCCCGGGGCCAGGAGGGCCCTGGAGACATGGACAGGGCAGCCCATGGGGAGCGGGTGAAGGGTGTGGGTGCCCCAGAaggtggagaagaggaagaggagacagaagaggtggcagaggcagctgGGGGCTCAGGACGTGGCAGGGCCCGCAGTGGGCAGGCTGGCTGGTGGTACCAGCTCATGCAGAGCTCCCAGGTCTACATCGATGGCTCCACTGAGGCTTCTAGGTTCCCTCgtggcagcagcaacagcagcagtggCGGCAgcagtgagaaaaagaaaggggcaGGAGGCGGGGGGCCTCCCCAGGCTCCACCACCCCGAGAGGGAGTCGTGGAGGGGGCtgaggcctgccctgccccagagGAGGCCCTGAGCCGGGAGAGGGGCTGGCCCTTCTGGATGGGGAGCCCCCCTGACTCTGTGCTGGCTGAGTTGAGGCGCAGTCGGGAGAGGGAGGGGCCCGCTGCCCCACCAGCAGAAAATGAGGAAGGGGCCTCAGAGGCTTCACCTGGAGGCATCAAGTGGGGACATCTGTTTGGCTCCCGAAAAGCTCAGCGGGAGGCCCGGCCCACAAACAG GCTCCCCTCGAACTGGCTGAGCCTGGACAAGTCCATGTTCCAGCTAGTGGCACAGACGATGGGTGCCCTGCGGGAGCCAGAGCCCAAGGACAGCCTGCAGGAGCCGCActctccagccctgccctccaaGCCTCCGTG CGAGGTGCAGGCACTGTGCCACCATCTGGCCACAGGCCCGGGACAGCTGAGCTTCCACAAGGGAGATATCCTACGGGTGCTGGGGCCCGCCGGAGGAGACTGGCTGCGCTGCAGCCGCGGCCCTGACTCTGGCCTGGTGCCTCTGGCCTACGTGACATTGACCCCAACTCCAAGCCCAACCCCTGGAAGCAGCCAAAACTGA
- the RUSC2 gene encoding AP-4 complex accessory subunit RUSC2 isoform X3, which yields MLTLAEYRLHGIGSLPPLGSWRSGFSRAESLAQGGGEGSMASRPSNANHLSPQALKWREYRRKNPLGPPGLSGSLDRRPQEARLARRNPIFEFPGSLSAAGHLHCRLNGQGVKPLPLTFPDFQDPFSLTEKPPAEFCLSPDGNSEAISIDLLQKKGLVKAVNTAVDLIVAHFGTSRDPGVKAKLGNSSVSPNVGHLVLKYLCPAVRAVLEDGLKAFVLDVIIGQRKNMPWSVIEASTQLGPSTKVLHGLYNKVSQFPELTSHTMRFNAFILGLLNIRSLEFWFNHLYNHEDIIQTHYQPWGFLSAAHTVCPGLFEELLLLLQPLALLPFSLDLLFQHRLLQSGQQQRQHKELLRVSQDLLLSAHSTLQLARARGQEGPGDMDRAAHGERVKGVGAPEGGEEEEETEEVAEAAGGSGRGRARSGQAGWWYQLMQSSQVYIDGSTEASRFPRGSSNSSSGGSSEKKKGAGGGGPPQAPPPREGVVEGAEACPAPEEALSRERGWPFWMGSPPDSVLAELRRSREREGPAAPPAENEEGASEASPGGIKWGHLFGSRKAQREARPTNRLPSNWLSLDKSMFQLVAQTMGALREPEPKDSLQEPHSPALPSKPPCEVQALCHHLATGPGQLSFHKGDILRVLGPAGGDWLRCSRGPDSGLVPLAYVTLTPTPSPTPGSSQN from the exons ATGCTGACCTTGGCTGAGTACCGACTCCATGGAATAGGAAGCTTGCCGCCCCTGGGCTCCTGGAGATCTGGCTTCAGCAGAGCAGAGAGCCTGGCCCAGGGAGGTGGTGAGGGCAGCATGGCGTCCAGGCCCAGTAATG CCAACCACCTATCCCCTCAAGCCCTCAAGTGGCGGGAATACAGGAGGAAGAACCCACTAGGTCCACCTGGTTTGTCGGGGAGCCTAGACCGAAGGCCACAGGAAGCTCGGCTGGCCCGGAGAAACCCCATCTTTGAGTTCCCTGGCTCCCTCAGTGCTGCCGGCCATCTGCACTGCCGGCTGAATG gtCAAGGGGTGAAGCCGTTACCACTGACCTTCCCTGACTTCCAGGACCCCTTTTCCTTGACGGAGAAGCCTCCAGCTGAGTTTTGTCTGTCCCCAGATGGCAACTCAGAAGCCATCTCCATTGACCTGCTTCAGAAAAAAG GGCTGGTGAAAGCCGTTAACACCGCTGTGGACCTCATTGTGGCCCACTTTGGCACAAGCCGGGACCCTGGGGTGAAG GCAAAGCTGGGAAACAGTTCCGTGAGCCCCAACGTGGGCCACCTGGTTCTGAAGTACCTGTGCCCTGCGGTCCGGGCCGTgctggaggatgggctcaaggcCTTTGTGCTAGATGTCATCATCGGGCAACGTAAGAACATGCCATGGAGTGTGATTGAGGCTTCCACACAGCTAG GCCCATCCACCAAGGTCCTGCACGGCCTCTACAACAAAGTCAGCCAATTCCCAGAGCTCACCAGTCACACCATGCGCTTCAACGCCTTCATCCTCGGCCTGCTCAA CATCCGGTCCCTGGAGTTCTGGTTTAATCACCTCTATAACCACGAAG ATATCATCCAGACCCACTACCAGCCCTGGGGCTTCCTGAGTGCAGCTCATACTGTGTGCCCTGGCCTCTTtgaggagctgctgctgctgctacagcCCCTGGCCCTCCTGCCCTTCAGCCTCGACTTGCTGTTCCAGCACCGGCTGCTGCAAAGTGGGCAGCAGCAGCGACAGCACAAGGAACTGCTGCGGGTGTCCCAGGACCTGCTGCTGTCTGCCCACTCGACACTGCAGTTGGCCCGGGCCCGGGGCCAGGAGGGCCCTGGAGACATGGACAGGGCAGCCCATGGGGAGCGGGTGAAGGGTGTGGGTGCCCCAGAaggtggagaagaggaagaggagacagaagaggtggcagaggcagctgGGGGCTCAGGACGTGGCAGGGCCCGCAGTGGGCAGGCTGGCTGGTGGTACCAGCTCATGCAGAGCTCCCAGGTCTACATCGATGGCTCCACTGAGGCTTCTAGGTTCCCTCgtggcagcagcaacagcagcagtggCGGCAgcagtgagaaaaagaaaggggcaGGAGGCGGGGGGCCTCCCCAGGCTCCACCACCCCGAGAGGGAGTCGTGGAGGGGGCtgaggcctgccctgccccagagGAGGCCCTGAGCCGGGAGAGGGGCTGGCCCTTCTGGATGGGGAGCCCCCCTGACTCTGTGCTGGCTGAGTTGAGGCGCAGTCGGGAGAGGGAGGGGCCCGCTGCCCCACCAGCAGAAAATGAGGAAGGGGCCTCAGAGGCTTCACCTGGAGGCATCAAGTGGGGACATCTGTTTGGCTCCCGAAAAGCTCAGCGGGAGGCCCGGCCCACAAACAG GCTCCCCTCGAACTGGCTGAGCCTGGACAAGTCCATGTTCCAGCTAGTGGCACAGACGATGGGTGCCCTGCGGGAGCCAGAGCCCAAGGACAGCCTGCAGGAGCCGCActctccagccctgccctccaaGCCTCCGTG CGAGGTGCAGGCACTGTGCCACCATCTGGCCACAGGCCCGGGACAGCTGAGCTTCCACAAGGGAGATATCCTACGGGTGCTGGGGCCCGCCGGAGGAGACTGGCTGCGCTGCAGCCGCGGCCCTGACTCTGGCCTGGTGCCTCTGGCCTACGTGACATTGACCCCAACTCCAAGCCCAACCCCTGGAAGCAGCCAAAACTGA
- the RUSC2 gene encoding AP-4 complex accessory subunit RUSC2 isoform X1: MPLFELSRMDSPPKLTGETLIVHHIPLVHCQVPDRQCCGGASGSSGSTRPNPFCPPELGITQPDPDLGQADSLLYSSLHSAPGASARPADSTKSRDRDGRGPGAPKRHNPFLLQEGVGEPGLGDLYSDSISDSVTQQSFHLHGTGQPTFHLSSFQLPPSGPRVGRPWGATRSRAGVVVGQEQEPVTTLDTQQCSTGRCCRPELEAETMELDECGGPGGSGSGGGASDTSGFSFDQEWKLSSDESPRNPGCSGPGAQHCRCSSTSSQSEAADQSMGYVSDSSCNSSDGVLVTFSTLYNKMHGNSRANLNSVPQSCSDSSFCSHSDPGAFYLDLQPSPAESKMSCESHHPESGGREGGYGCPHASSPELDANCNSYRPHCEPCPAVADLTACFQSQARLVVATQNYYKLVTCDLSSQSSPSPAGSSITSCSEEHTKISPPPGPGPDPGPSQPSEYYLFQKPEVQPEEQEAVGSSAEAAAAVGPPVLEGQVYTNTSPPNLSTGRQRSRSYDRSLNRSPPVRLGSLERMLSCPVRLSEGPAALTGPGSPPRRVTSFAELAKGRKKAAGSGSPPLRVSVGDSSQEFTPIQEAQQDRGCPADEGTRCSHSLPPMPLGPGMDLLGPEPWSTQGCQGPQSSEMPPAGLRAAGQGPLAQLLDPGPALPGSPANSHTQRDARARADGGGAESRPVLRYSKEQRPTTLPIQPFVFQHHFPKQLAKSRALHSLSQLYSLSGCSRTQQPAPLAAPAAQVPAPAPSGETQASTPRTTGRGARKAGPEPETSRPSPLGSYSPIRTAGPFGPSTDSSASTSCSPPPEQAKAPENLPPWSHSCPPAVQPATSQQPQKEDQKMLTLAEYRLHGIGSLPPLGSWRSGFSRAESLAQGGGEGSMASRPSNANHLSPQALKWREYRRKNPLGPPGLSGSLDRRPQEARLARRNPIFEFPGSLSAAGHLHCRLNGQGVKPLPLTFPDFQDPFSLTEKPPAEFCLSPDGNSEAISIDLLQKKGLVKAVNTAVDLIVAHFGTSRDPGVKAKLGNSSVSPNVGHLVLKYLCPAVRAVLEDGLKAFVLDVIIGQRKNMPWSVIEASTQLGPSTKVLHGLYNKVSQFPELTSHTMRFNAFILGLLNIRSLEFWFNHLYNHEDIIQTHYQPWGFLSAAHTVCPGLFEELLLLLQPLALLPFSLDLLFQHRLLQSGQQQRQHKELLRVSQDLLLSAHSTLQLARARGQEGPGDMDRAAHGERVKGVGAPEGGEEEEETEEVAEAAGGSGRGRARSGQAGWWYQLMQSSQVYIDGSTEASRFPRGSSNSSSGGSSEKKKGAGGGGPPQAPPPREGVVEGAEACPAPEEALSRERGWPFWMGSPPDSVLAELRRSREREGPAAPPAENEEGASEASPGGIKWGHLFGSRKAQREARPTNRLPSNWLSLDKSMFQLVAQTMGALREPEPKDSLQEPHSPALPSKPPCEVQALCHHLATGPGQLSFHKGDILRVLGPAGGDWLRCSRGPDSGLVPLAYVTLTPTPSPTPGSSQN, from the exons ATGCCCTTGTTCGAACTTTCCAGAATGGATAGTCCCCCAAAGTTGACTGGAGAGACCCTCATCGTCCATCACATCCCCCTGGTGCACTGTCAAGTTCCGGACAGGCAGTGCTGTGGAGGGGCAAGTGGAAGCAGTGGGAGCACGAGACCCAACCCCTTCTGCCCACCCGAGCTGGGCATCACCCAGCCTGATCCAGACCTGGGACAAGCTGACTCCCTGCTATACAGCAGCCTCCACTCTGCTCCGGGGGCATCTGCGCGGCCTGCAGACAGCACCAAGAGCAGGGATCGGGATGGAAGAGGCCCCGGGGCCCCCAAACGACACAATCCCTTCTTGCTGCAGGAAGGTGTGGGTGAGCCTGGACTTGGTGACCTGTACAGTGACAGCATTAGTGACAGTGTCACTCAGCAGTCCTTCCACCTGCATGGCACTGGCCAGCCCACCTTCCATCTATCCTCTTTTCAGCTGCCACCATCTGGCCCGCGAGTGGGCAGGCCATGGGGGGCAACACGCAGTCGGGCTGGAGTGGTGGTGGGGCAGGAACAGGAGCCAGTGACGACCCTGGATACCCAGCAGTGCAGCACTGGCCGCTGCTGCCGGCCAGAGCTGGAAGCAGAGACCATGGAGCTGGATGAGTGTGGGGGACCTGGAGGgagtggcagtgggggtggagcCAGTGATACCTCTGGCTTCTCCTTTGACCAGGAATGGAAGCTCAGTTCAGATGAATCCCCAAGGAACCCCGGATGCTCGGGCCCAGGAGCCCAGCACTGCCGCTGCAGCAGCACCTCCAGCCAGTCGGAGGCGGCTGACCAGTCCATGGGCTACGTGAGTGACTCCTCCTGCAACAGCTCAGACGGTGTGCTGGTCACCTTCAGCACCCTCTACAACAAGATGCATGGCAACTCCCGTGCCAATCTCAACTCTGTCCCACAGTCCTGCAGCGACTCTTCCTTCTGCAGCCACTCGGACCCGGGCGCCTTTTACCTGGACCTGCAACCCTCCCCTGCTGAGTCTAAGATGTCCTGTGAGTCCCACCACCCTGAaagtggaggaagggaagggggctaTGGTTGTCCTCATGCCTCATCTCCTGAGCTTGATGCCAACTGCAACTCCTACCGCCCTCACTGTGAGCCCTGCCCGGCTGTGGCTGACCTCACAGCCTGCTTCCAGAGCCAGGCCCGTCTTGTTGTAGCCACACAAAATTACTATAAACTTGTCACCTGTGACCTGTCCTCCCAATCATCCCCAAGCCCCGCTGGCTCTTCCATCACCAGCTGCTCTGAGGAACACACCAAGATAAGTCCCCCACCAGGCCCTGGCCCAGACCCAGGCCCCAGCCAGCCCTCTGAGTATTACCTATTCCAGAAGCCAGAAGTCCAGCCAGAGGAACAAGAGGCAGTGGGTTCCTCAGCAGAAGCTGCAGCTGCCGTGGGCCCCCCTGTGCTCGAGGGGCAAGTGTACACCAATACTTCACCCCCCAACCTCAGCACGGGACGTCAGCGCTCTCGCAGCTATGACCGCAGCCTCAATCGCAGCCCTCCTGTCCGCCTGGGCTCGCTGGAACGCATGTTGAGTTGCCCAGTACGCTTGAGTGAGGGCCCTGCAGCCCTGACTGGGCCTGGCTCCCCACCCCGGAGGGTCACCTCCTTTGCTGAGCTGGCCAAGGGCCGGAAGAAAGCTGCGGGCTCTGGCTCCCCCCCACTTCGAGTGAGCGTTGGGGACTCCTCCCAGGAGTTCACACCCATCCAAGAAGCCCAGCAAGATAGGGGGTGCCCAGCGGATGAAGGCACTCGATGTAGCCATAGCCTCCCACCCATGCCCTTGGGGCCAGGCATGGACCTACTTGGCCCAGAGCCCTGGTCTACCCAGGGCTGTCAGGGCCCCCAGTCCAGTGAGATGCCTCCTGCTGGCCTCAGAGCTGCTGGGCAAGGCCCCCTGGCCCAGCTGTTGGATCCAGGGCCTGCTCTCCCAGGGAGCCCAGCCAACAGCCATACCCAGAGGGATGCAAGAGCTAGAGCTGACG GGGGTGGTGCTGAGAGCCGACCAGTCCTTCGCTACAGCAAGGAGCAGAGGCCAACCACGCTGCCCATCCAGCCCTTCGTGTTCCAGCACCACTTCCCCAAGCAGCTGGCCAAGTCCCGGGCCCTCCACAGTCTTTCCCAGCTCTACAGCCTCTCGGGCTGCAGCCGTACACAGCAGCCCGCCCCACTGGCTGCTCCTGCTGCTCaagtcccagccccagctccctcagggGAGACACAGGCATCTACCCCTCGAACCACTGGGAGAGGTGCCAGGAAAGCTGGGCCGGAGCCAGAGACCTCACGGCCGTCACCCCTGGGCAGCTACTCCCCCATCCGTACTGCTGGCCCCTTTGGGCCCAGCACTGACTCTTCTGCCTCCACTTcgtgctcccctcccccagagcaGGCCAAAGCCCCAGAGAACCTACCCCCATGGAGCCACTCCTGTCCTCCTGCTGTCCAGCCTGCCACCTCCCAGCAGCCACAGAAGGAGGATCAGAAGATGCTGACCTTGGCTGAGTACCGACTCCATGGAATAGGAAGCTTGCCGCCCCTGGGCTCCTGGAGATCTGGCTTCAGCAGAGCAGAGAGCCTGGCCCAGGGAGGTGGTGAGGGCAGCATGGCGTCCAGGCCCAGTAATG CCAACCACCTATCCCCTCAAGCCCTCAAGTGGCGGGAATACAGGAGGAAGAACCCACTAGGTCCACCTGGTTTGTCGGGGAGCCTAGACCGAAGGCCACAGGAAGCTCGGCTGGCCCGGAGAAACCCCATCTTTGAGTTCCCTGGCTCCCTCAGTGCTGCCGGCCATCTGCACTGCCGGCTGAATG gtCAAGGGGTGAAGCCGTTACCACTGACCTTCCCTGACTTCCAGGACCCCTTTTCCTTGACGGAGAAGCCTCCAGCTGAGTTTTGTCTGTCCCCAGATGGCAACTCAGAAGCCATCTCCATTGACCTGCTTCAGAAAAAAG GGCTGGTGAAAGCCGTTAACACCGCTGTGGACCTCATTGTGGCCCACTTTGGCACAAGCCGGGACCCTGGGGTGAAG GCAAAGCTGGGAAACAGTTCCGTGAGCCCCAACGTGGGCCACCTGGTTCTGAAGTACCTGTGCCCTGCGGTCCGGGCCGTgctggaggatgggctcaaggcCTTTGTGCTAGATGTCATCATCGGGCAACGTAAGAACATGCCATGGAGTGTGATTGAGGCTTCCACACAGCTAG GCCCATCCACCAAGGTCCTGCACGGCCTCTACAACAAAGTCAGCCAATTCCCAGAGCTCACCAGTCACACCATGCGCTTCAACGCCTTCATCCTCGGCCTGCTCAA CATCCGGTCCCTGGAGTTCTGGTTTAATCACCTCTATAACCACGAAG ATATCATCCAGACCCACTACCAGCCCTGGGGCTTCCTGAGTGCAGCTCATACTGTGTGCCCTGGCCTCTTtgaggagctgctgctgctgctacagcCCCTGGCCCTCCTGCCCTTCAGCCTCGACTTGCTGTTCCAGCACCGGCTGCTGCAAAGTGGGCAGCAGCAGCGACAGCACAAGGAACTGCTGCGGGTGTCCCAGGACCTGCTGCTGTCTGCCCACTCGACACTGCAGTTGGCCCGGGCCCGGGGCCAGGAGGGCCCTGGAGACATGGACAGGGCAGCCCATGGGGAGCGGGTGAAGGGTGTGGGTGCCCCAGAaggtggagaagaggaagaggagacagaagaggtggcagaggcagctgGGGGCTCAGGACGTGGCAGGGCCCGCAGTGGGCAGGCTGGCTGGTGGTACCAGCTCATGCAGAGCTCCCAGGTCTACATCGATGGCTCCACTGAGGCTTCTAGGTTCCCTCgtggcagcagcaacagcagcagtggCGGCAgcagtgagaaaaagaaaggggcaGGAGGCGGGGGGCCTCCCCAGGCTCCACCACCCCGAGAGGGAGTCGTGGAGGGGGCtgaggcctgccctgccccagagGAGGCCCTGAGCCGGGAGAGGGGCTGGCCCTTCTGGATGGGGAGCCCCCCTGACTCTGTGCTGGCTGAGTTGAGGCGCAGTCGGGAGAGGGAGGGGCCCGCTGCCCCACCAGCAGAAAATGAGGAAGGGGCCTCAGAGGCTTCACCTGGAGGCATCAAGTGGGGACATCTGTTTGGCTCCCGAAAAGCTCAGCGGGAGGCCCGGCCCACAAACAG GCTCCCCTCGAACTGGCTGAGCCTGGACAAGTCCATGTTCCAGCTAGTGGCACAGACGATGGGTGCCCTGCGGGAGCCAGAGCCCAAGGACAGCCTGCAGGAGCCGCActctccagccctgccctccaaGCCTCCGTG CGAGGTGCAGGCACTGTGCCACCATCTGGCCACAGGCCCGGGACAGCTGAGCTTCCACAAGGGAGATATCCTACGGGTGCTGGGGCCCGCCGGAGGAGACTGGCTGCGCTGCAGCCGCGGCCCTGACTCTGGCCTGGTGCCTCTGGCCTACGTGACATTGACCCCAACTCCAAGCCCAACCCCTGGAAGCAGCCAAAACTGA